The proteins below are encoded in one region of Capsicum annuum cultivar UCD-10X-F1 unplaced genomic scaffold, UCD10Xv1.1 ctg75568, whole genome shotgun sequence:
- the LOC124894578 gene encoding uncharacterized protein LOC124894578, which produces MEIARCMLAEKKMPKYFWAEAVNTTVYLLNRLPNRELQDMTPFEAWKGIKPSTRHLKVFGSVCYTHVPDAKRGKLDNNVELCILLSYSTAAKGYKVYNVRTKKKNDISSNPIVRAGYFSNIELTTDSPVLKTRSLAKVYEQCNFALVEPSSFKEEVSHETWIFAMEEELAMINKNDSPKNIVVEEFRERGSSETQQHETRQGDDSLGSQRPKEHIVKS; this is translated from the exons ATGGAGATAGCAAGATGCATGCTAGCAGAAAAAAAGATGCCTAAATATTTTTGGGCTGAGGCAGTCAATACAACAGTCTATTTGTTGAACAGGTTACCAAATAGAGAACTCCAAGACATGACACCATTTGAAGCATGGAAAGGAATAAAGCCATCTACGAGACACTTAAAAGTCTTTGGTTCAGTTTGCTATACACATGTTCCAGATGCTAAAAGAGGCAAATTGGATAACAATGTGGAACTCTGTATTTTATTGAGCTATAGCACAGCTGCAAAAGGGTACAAAGTATATAATGTTCGTACGAAGAAG AAGAATGATATTTCTTCCAATCCTATTGTTAGAGCGGGATACTTTTCAAATATTGAATTGACAACTGATTCTCCAGTTTTGAAGACCAGATCACTAGCTAAAGTTTATGAGCAATGCAATTTTGCTCTTGTCGAACCATCTTCCTTTAAAGAAGAAGTAAGTCATGAAACTTGGATTTTCGCAATGGAGGAGGAGCTTGCcatgattaataaaaatgattccCCAAAGAATATAGTTGTTGAGGAGTTCAGAGAAAGGGGGAGCTCAGAAACTCAACAACATGAAACTCGACAAGGAGATGACTCACTTGGTTCACAAAGACCAAAAGAACATATTGTGAAGTCG